From the genome of Caldilineales bacterium, one region includes:
- the rpsL gene encoding 30S ribosomal protein S12, whose product MPTINQLVRKGRQPVARKEKAPALRYNFNALTGKTKKMPKGNPFRRGVCTVVRTTTPKKPNSALRKIARVRLTNGLEVTAYIPGEGHSLQEHSVVLVRGGRVKDLPGVRYHIVRGALDTTGVAKRQQGRSKYGAKKKGQAVPQKGGAPAKGKK is encoded by the coding sequence TTGCCCACGATCAACCAACTCGTGCGCAAAGGGCGTCAGCCCGTGGCCCGCAAAGAAAAAGCGCCGGCCTTGCGTTACAACTTCAATGCCCTCACCGGCAAAACCAAGAAGATGCCCAAGGGCAATCCCTTCCGCCGCGGCGTCTGCACCGTCGTGCGCACCACCACGCCCAAAAAGCCCAATTCCGCCCTGCGCAAGATCGCCCGTGTGCGCTTGACCAACGGTCTCGAAGTCACCGCCTACATCCCCGGCGAAGGCCACAGCCTGCAGGAGCACTCGGTGGTGTTGGTGCGCGGCGGCCGCGTCAAGGACCTGCCCGGCGTGCGCTACCACATCGTCCGCGGCGCTCTGGACACTACCGGCGTGGCCAAGCGGCAACAGGGCCGCAGCAAGTACGGCGCCAAGAAGAAGGGCCAGGCCGTGCCTCAGAAGGGCGGCGCCCCGGCCAAAGGCAAGAAATAG
- a CDS encoding DNA-directed RNA polymerase subunit beta', producing the protein MEVNNFDAIRISLASPDKILEWSYGEVLKPETINYRTLRPERDGLFCERIFGPTKDWECYCGKYKRVRHRGVICDKCGVEVAASRVRRERMGHIQLATPVSHIWYVKGVPSRLGLLLNISPRNLERVLYFAQYVITKVDEEQRSRASQRLERELQSRFARVEAELSGQINAIESGRDAAIQSVDEAEMMEIEAAEADLEARTTELTKVIGPQLREKLAARMGKKLNEAVILPWHDEPLIPDGVTVQRQHQESLSQALQDRLSDLDLERKQRAEAGRALAAAKRDNHRREAEELLQRIYDVIAVQKESARHQIEGQVQELKALHEGDLLLESEYRDLEDRWGNVFKAGMGAEAIYELVKRINLDKMAEELRHSIRTTKSKQRRRKDAKRLRVNESFRKSGNQPEWMILTVLPVIPPDLRPMVQLDGGRFATSDLNDLYRRVINRNNRLKRLLELGAPDVIVRNEKRMLQEAVDSLIDNGRRGRAVSRSGKRKLKSLSDLLKGKQGRFRRNLLGKRVDYSGRSVIVAGPDLKLHQCGLPKKMALELFKPFVMRKLVEHNFAHNIKSAKRLVDRMDPAVWDVLEEIIKTRPVLLNRAPTLHRLGIQAFEVTLIEGSAIQLHPLVCAAFNADFDGDQMAVHVPLSDESVAEARAYMLSTKNLLKPSSGEPIVGPSKDMVLGCYYLTVVDPDAKGAGKVFGDYDEIMLAYRLGHIGLRAPIKFRYSSWLNEIDLEELELDGRVKEALSQVDIQSAGGIVARIQKLGRRGFLDLPGLEAGDYRDIVQVLSQRGIIPDEETPSGLIDTTVGRVIFNYQIPPELRFVNETLDKGALNRLVASCYKRLGPDATANVVDTIKDVGFHYATVSGTTIAVSDIHVPETKESIIEHTTAEVEKTERQYRRGLITEDEKYNKVVELWTHATDGITQEVQKLLDPREGLGAMSKSGATKGGVQPIRQLAGMRGLMADPSGRIIALPIRSNFREGLTALEYFLSTHGARKGLADTALRTADAGYLTRRLVDVAQDVIITREDCGTTAGIWITAEESRDAGIHLGERIIGRVVLHDVLDPDTGAIIVPAGTMLQEDDVIEISRAKVEKLYMRSPLTCEARFGICSQCYGRDLARGGPVDMGEAVGIIAAQSIGEPGTQLTLRTFHTGGVAAGGDITQGLPRVEELFEARIPKGEAVISEIDGVFDVRWEGETRMIAVTNTRLLRHEVEIPAGLAPIVADGDRVQEQTVVARGAGGAEIAAGMAGHVYFDDGVLTVRREDSEEWKQSIPPSARLRVAKGDLVKAGDQLTEGAKNPKEVLRIQGREACQLYLLNEVQKVYRSQGVSIHDKHIEIILRQMLRRVTVLEPGDTEFLPAELIDHGVLSEENERAVAEGGQPATFDFTLLGVTKASLNTDSFLAAASFQETTRILTDAAVRGATDTLRGLKENVIIGKLIPVGTGFRARQKAASQRVAMQEAAAREAEEQIESLDAVLEGAFSSDAIAEMGLPPGIGMPAPDFDALLGEDGDMGIDGIDDFDG; encoded by the coding sequence GAACGCGTGCTCTATTTCGCGCAGTACGTGATCACCAAGGTGGACGAAGAGCAGCGCAGCCGGGCCTCGCAGCGGCTGGAACGGGAGTTGCAGTCGCGCTTTGCTCGCGTCGAAGCCGAGTTGAGCGGCCAGATCAACGCCATCGAAAGCGGGCGCGACGCCGCCATCCAGTCGGTCGATGAGGCCGAGATGATGGAGATCGAGGCCGCGGAAGCCGATCTGGAAGCGCGCACCACCGAACTGACCAAGGTCATCGGTCCGCAATTGCGCGAGAAACTGGCCGCCAGGATGGGCAAGAAGCTAAACGAAGCCGTGATCCTGCCCTGGCACGACGAGCCGCTCATCCCCGACGGCGTGACGGTGCAGCGCCAGCATCAGGAATCGCTCAGCCAGGCGCTCCAAGACCGCCTCAGCGACCTGGATCTGGAGCGCAAGCAGCGGGCCGAAGCGGGGCGGGCGTTGGCCGCCGCCAAGCGCGACAATCATCGCCGCGAGGCTGAAGAACTCCTCCAGCGCATCTACGATGTCATCGCCGTCCAGAAGGAAAGCGCCCGGCATCAAATCGAAGGCCAGGTGCAGGAACTGAAGGCCCTGCACGAGGGCGACCTCCTGCTCGAGAGCGAATATCGCGACCTGGAAGACCGCTGGGGCAACGTGTTCAAGGCGGGCATGGGCGCCGAAGCCATCTACGAATTGGTCAAGCGCATCAACCTTGACAAGATGGCCGAGGAACTGCGCCACAGCATCCGCACCACCAAGTCCAAGCAGCGCCGCCGCAAAGATGCCAAACGTCTGCGCGTGAACGAATCCTTCCGCAAGAGCGGCAACCAGCCGGAGTGGATGATCCTCACCGTGCTCCCGGTCATCCCGCCCGACCTGCGGCCGATGGTGCAGTTGGATGGCGGGCGTTTTGCCACCAGCGACCTCAATGATCTCTACCGCCGCGTGATCAATCGCAACAACCGCCTCAAGCGGCTGCTGGAATTGGGCGCGCCGGATGTGATCGTGCGCAACGAAAAGCGCATGTTGCAAGAGGCCGTGGACAGCCTGATCGACAACGGCCGGCGGGGGAGAGCCGTCAGCCGCAGCGGCAAGCGCAAGCTCAAGAGCCTTTCGGACCTGCTGAAAGGCAAGCAGGGCCGCTTCCGCCGCAACTTGCTGGGCAAGCGCGTGGACTACTCTGGGCGTTCGGTCATCGTTGCCGGCCCCGACCTCAAGCTGCACCAGTGTGGCCTGCCCAAAAAGATGGCTTTGGAGTTGTTCAAGCCCTTCGTCATGCGCAAGCTGGTGGAGCACAATTTCGCCCATAACATCAAGAGCGCCAAGCGCCTGGTCGATCGCATGGACCCGGCGGTGTGGGATGTGTTGGAAGAGATCATCAAGACCCGCCCGGTCTTGCTCAACCGCGCCCCTACCCTCCATCGCCTGGGCATCCAGGCCTTCGAGGTGACGTTGATCGAGGGCAGCGCCATTCAGCTTCATCCCCTGGTCTGTGCGGCCTTCAATGCCGACTTCGATGGCGACCAGATGGCCGTGCATGTGCCACTCTCGGATGAATCCGTGGCAGAGGCCCGCGCCTACATGCTATCGACCAAGAACCTGCTCAAGCCGTCGTCGGGCGAACCGATCGTCGGCCCTTCCAAGGACATGGTTCTGGGCTGCTACTACCTGACGGTGGTCGACCCCGACGCCAAGGGCGCCGGCAAGGTCTTTGGCGATTACGACGAGATCATGCTCGCCTATCGGCTGGGGCACATCGGTCTGCGGGCGCCGATCAAGTTCCGCTATTCGAGCTGGCTGAACGAGATCGACCTGGAGGAGCTTGAGCTGGACGGCCGTGTGAAAGAGGCCCTCAGCCAGGTCGACATTCAAAGCGCAGGCGGCATCGTCGCCCGGATTCAGAAGCTTGGGCGTCGTGGCTTCCTCGATCTGCCCGGTCTGGAAGCGGGCGACTATCGCGACATCGTTCAGGTCCTCAGCCAGCGTGGCATCATCCCCGACGAGGAAACACCCAGCGGGCTGATCGACACGACAGTGGGTCGCGTCATCTTCAACTACCAGATCCCCCCCGAACTGCGTTTCGTCAACGAGACCCTGGACAAAGGCGCCCTGAACCGGCTGGTGGCCTCGTGCTACAAGCGGCTGGGGCCAGACGCCACCGCCAATGTGGTGGACACGATCAAGGATGTTGGCTTCCACTACGCCACCGTCTCGGGAACCACCATCGCCGTCAGCGATATCCACGTGCCCGAGACCAAAGAGAGCATCATCGAGCACACCACGGCTGAAGTCGAGAAGACCGAACGCCAGTATCGCCGCGGCCTCATCACCGAGGACGAGAAGTACAACAAGGTGGTGGAGCTGTGGACGCACGCCACCGATGGCATCACCCAGGAAGTCCAGAAACTGCTCGACCCGCGCGAAGGTCTGGGCGCGATGTCCAAATCGGGCGCGACCAAAGGCGGGGTGCAACCCATCCGCCAGCTGGCCGGGATGCGCGGTTTGATGGCCGATCCCTCTGGTCGCATCATCGCCCTCCCCATCCGCTCGAACTTCCGCGAAGGGCTGACCGCCCTGGAATACTTCCTCAGCACCCACGGCGCCCGCAAGGGTCTGGCCGACACCGCCCTGCGCACCGCCGACGCCGGCTATCTGACCCGGCGCCTGGTGGATGTGGCCCAGGATGTGATCATCACCCGCGAGGACTGCGGCACCACGGCCGGGATCTGGATCACCGCCGAGGAGTCGCGCGACGCCGGCATCCACCTGGGCGAACGCATCATCGGCCGCGTGGTTCTGCATGATGTGCTGGACCCTGACACCGGCGCCATCATTGTCCCGGCTGGAACGATGTTGCAGGAGGACGATGTCATCGAGATCAGCCGGGCCAAGGTCGAGAAGCTCTACATGCGCTCGCCGTTGACCTGCGAGGCGCGTTTCGGCATCTGCAGCCAGTGCTATGGCCGCGACCTGGCCCGGGGCGGGCCGGTGGACATGGGCGAAGCGGTGGGCATCATCGCCGCCCAATCCATTGGCGAACCGGGCACCCAGCTGACGCTGCGCACGTTCCACACCGGCGGTGTGGCGGCCGGCGGCGACATCACCCAGGGTTTGCCCCGCGTCGAAGAGTTGTTCGAGGCGCGCATCCCCAAGGGCGAGGCCGTCATCAGCGAGATCGACGGCGTCTTCGATGTCCGTTGGGAAGGCGAGACCCGTATGATCGCCGTCACCAACACCCGGTTGCTGCGCCACGAGGTGGAGATCCCGGCCGGCTTGGCGCCGATCGTGGCCGATGGCGACCGTGTGCAAGAACAGACGGTGGTCGCGCGCGGCGCCGGCGGCGCCGAGATCGCAGCCGGCATGGCCGGCCATGTCTACTTCGATGACGGCGTTCTCACCGTCCGTCGCGAGGACAGCGAAGAGTGGAAGCAATCGATCCCGCCCTCGGCCCGCCTCCGCGTCGCCAAGGGCGACCTCGTCAAGGCGGGCGACCAGCTCACCGAAGGCGCCAAGAACCCGAAAGAGGTGCTTCGCATCCAGGGCCGCGAGGCTTGCCAGCTCTATCTGCTGAACGAAGTCCAGAAAGTGTACCGTTCGCAGGGGGTGAGCATCCACGACAAGCACATCGAGATCATCCTCCGCCAGATGCTGCGCCGCGTGACCGTGCTGGAGCCGGGCGACACCGAATTCCTGCCGGCCGAATTGATCGACCACGGCGTGCTGAGCGAGGAGAACGAGCGGGCCGTGGCCGAAGGCGGTCAACCCGCCACCTTCGATTTCACGCTCCTGGGCGTCACCAAGGCCTCGTTGAACACCGATAGCTTCCTGGCCGCCGCCTCCTTCCAGGAAACCACCCGCATCCTGACCGACGCCGCCGTGCGCGGGGCCACCGACACCCTGCGCGGCCTCAAAGAGAACGTCATCATCGGCAAACTGATCCCGGTCGGCACCGGCTTCCGCGCCCGGCAGAAGGCCGCCAGCCAGCGCGTGGCCATGCAAGAAGCGGCCGCCCGCGAAGCCGAAGAGCAGATCGAGAGCCTGGATGCGGTGCTGGAAGGCGCTTTCAGCAGCGATGCCATCGCCGAGATGGGCCTGCCGCCAGGCATCGGCATGCCCGCGCCGGATTTCGACGCCCTGCTGGGCGAAGATGGCGACATGGGCATCGACGGCATCGACGACTTCGACGGCTGA